In Papaver somniferum cultivar HN1 chromosome 1, ASM357369v1, whole genome shotgun sequence, a genomic segment contains:
- the LOC113350673 gene encoding F-box protein CPR1-like, producing the protein MPRTQHPLRLPSDEVKEEDTKTELVVMPSLPEDIIVDILCLLPVKSILRFRCVSKHWCNNLLKDSSFAKTHLDEPVVEIDSPLTLLSGFSKIPENECDLIYGSLNGLILPRNPWESNALILWNPSTKEIKEIPGSVNVGSDSFRHYYSVYSGSDSDFGYDSEGYYNYDWHHAMYTACGFGYSHIIDDYIIVVTNTTYSCSNRICCGCERGEVKVYSFRSNSWITIPDTIPYDLHLGGKIVKPVVLNGDPHWLGTSLTKGHESSKANCIVIVSFDVKHNIFKEVPVIQELQESLFDHVKFSFKDEHAYLSRDILLGNFNGCLSIVQGGELDMSKNNDDEISIWVMLEYGLRESWTKMFCIPKQLIERSINYSKMTVKDIRNGMIMFGKDNSSLVIYDLKHEIARVVNNLSEDWLYVYMYVESLVSLNSGVYLGQRELIDRPVFSGGVWVDLGQRELIEGLTSSDEDLPFSLL; encoded by the exons ATGCCGAGAACTCAACATCCTCTTAGGTTACCATCTGATGAGGTAAAAGAAGAAGATACAAAGACAGAGTTGGTCGTCATGCCGAGTCTCCCAGAAGATATCATTGTCGATATCCTTTGTTTGTTACCGGTGAAATCAATCTTAAGATTCAGGTGCGTATCCAAACACTGGTGCAATAACTTATTGAAAGACTCTAGTTTTGCTAAAACTCATCTTGATG AGCCTGTTGTCGAGATTGACTCGCCATTAACACTATTATCTGGATTTTCCAAAATCCCGGAGAATGAATGTGATCTGATTTATGGTTCTTTAAATGGTTTAATCCTCCCGCGTAATCCATGGGAAAGTAACGCTCTTATTCTTTGGAACCCATCTAcaaaagaaattaaggaaatacCAGGATCTGTAAATGTTGGATCTGATAGTTTTCGACATTACTATTCAGTCTATTCTGGTTCTGACAGTGACTTTGGTTATGATTCTGAGGGTTATTACAATTATGATTGGCATCATGCAATGTATACTGCGTGCGGATTCGGTTATAGTCACATTATTGATGATTACATAATTGTAGTAACTAATACGACATATAGTTGTTCCAATCGGATTTGCTGTGGTTGTGAACGTGGTGAAGTTAAGGTATATTCATTTAGATCAAATTCGTGGATAACTATACCAGATACCATTCCGTATGATCTTCATTTGGGTGGTAAGATTGTTAAGCCTGTGGTTTTAAATGGAGATCCGCATTGGTTAGGAACTTCACTCACCAAAGGACACGAATCGTCGAAAGCCAACTGCATAGTGATAGTGTCTTTTGATGTCAAACACAATATTTTCAAAGAAGTTCCAGTCATTCAAGAACTACAAGAATCACTTTTTGACCATGTGAAATTCTCATTTAAAGATGAACATGCATATTTATCCAGGGATATTTTGTTGGGCAATTTTAATGGGTGCCTTTCTATAGTACAAGGTGGTGAACTTGATATGTCAAAGAATAACGACGACGAAATTTCCATATGGGTAATGCTAGAATATGGACTGAGAGAATCTTGGACTAAGATGTTCTGCATTCCCAAACAATTGATTGAAAGATCTATTAACTATTCTAAAATGACAGTGAAGGATATCAGGAATGGAATGATTATGTTTGGCAAAGATAATAGCTCGCTGGTTATATATGACCTAAAACATGAAATAGCTAGAGTTGTGAACAATCTCTCGGAAGATTGGTTATACGTATATATGTATGTGGAGAGCCTGGTGTCGCTTAATTCAGGTGTCTATTTGGGTCAAAGGGAGTTGATAGATAGACCAGTATTTTCTGGAGGCGTCTGGGTCGATTTAGGTCAAAGGGAGTTAATAGAAGGACTAACATCTTCTGACGAAGATTTGCCGTTCTCACTGTTGTAA
- the LOC113326178 gene encoding UPF0481 protein At3g47200-like isoform X2 has protein sequence MARGGKSLTLMKTKRYTQEDTRPAPQWVIDIKQEETDQLDFGKSWTIYRVPTNLFEVQKSAFIPKIISMMVMDACFVIELLRLYHNVSSSNDIEEEERAVADPIFTTRWMLRALQRDLMMIQNQLPFFVLQELYRLIILNPRKGGLEDNISLIDLTLKFFDPLLPKDENENVDLDPDPEEYRHLLHLFRKSFISPIKRKKPLMPRTGSTATKHTIHPQLRTESTRLKQESHFIQCVTELKEAGITLLEKPEKSNIDIFDVEYEKGVLKIPTLFIDDNTVPLFLNFIAYEQCDKDATPYFTNHFMFFDRLVDSIKDVEALHRTGIIRHIFGSEKKVAYLINRLCREIVYNVDNCHLSEQMTGINEYYKAYHANKWYIWWTRLVRDYFSSPWTVLSLLAACLLMAFTAGQTFYALYGYYKPRN, from the exons ATGGCTCGAGGAGGGAAATCACTAACATTGATGAAAACAAAGAGGTATACTCAAGAAGACACAAGGCCGGCACCGCAATGGGTGATAGATATCAAACAAGAAGAAACGGATCAACTAGATTTCGGAAAATCATGGACCATTTATAGAGTTCCTACAAACCTCTTTGAAGTTCAGAAAAGCGCATTTATTCCAAAAATCATATCA ATGATGGTTATGGATGCTTGTTTCGTTATCGAGCTTCTTCGTCTTTACCACAACGTCTCCTCATCCAATGACATTGAG GAAGAGGAAAGAGCTGTAGCTGATCCAATCTTTACAACCCGGTGGATGCTTCGAGCCCTTCAACGCGATTTAATGATGATACAGAATCAGCTTCCGTTCTTTGTACTTCAAGAATTATACCGTTTGATTATTTTAAATCCTAGGAAAGGTGGTCTCGAAGATAACATCTCGCTGATCGAtcttactttgaagtttttcgaTCCACTTCTTCCAAAAGACGAAAATGAAAATGTAGACCTAGACCCAGACCCCGAAGAGTATCGTCACCTCCTTCACTTATTCAGAAAGAGCTTCATTTCTCCGATTAAGCGCAAAAAACCACTAATGCCTCGAACAGGTAGTACTGCGACAAAACATACGATTCATCCTCAGTTAAGAACTGAAAGCACTCGCCTTAAGCAAGAAAGCCATTTCATACAGTGTGTTACAGAACTGAAAGAAGCAGGAATTACGCTCCTGGAGAAACCAGAGAAGAGCAATATTGACATATTCGACGTCGAATATGAAAAGGGAGTCTTGAAGATCCCTACTCTGTTTATCGACGATAACACTGTGCCTCTCTTTCTCAACTTCATAGCTTATGAGCAGTGTGACAAAGATGCAACTCCTTACTTTACCAACCACTTTATGTTCTTTGATAGATTAGTGGATTCGATCAAAGATGTTGAAGCCCTACACAGAACAGGAATCATACGCCACATTTTCGGCAGCGAAAAAAAGGTAGCGTATTTGATTAACAGGTTGTGCAGAGAGATTGTTTATAATGTGGATAATTGTCATTTATCTGAACAAATGACGGGAATAAACGAATACTACAAGGCGTATCATGCTAATAAGTGGTATATTTGGTGGACAAGATTGGTTCGTGATTACTTTAGTAGTCCCTGGACAGTTCTGTCTCTGCTTGCGGCTTGTCTTTTAATGGCGTTTACTGCTGGACAGACTTTTTATGCTCTGTACGGTTATTACAAACCAAGAAATTAA
- the LOC113326178 gene encoding UPF0481 protein At3g47200-like isoform X1, giving the protein MARGGKSLTLMKTKRYTQEDTRPAPQWVIDIKQEETDQLDFGKSWTIYRVPTNLFEVQKSAFIPKIISVGPFHYGDKSYKVMEEHKKRFLFRLLGYDNKSNVGDYNYVDLESIERLMYGLERKTRECYSESFPGLSVDAFVQMMVMDACFVIELLRLYHNVSSSNDIEEEERAVADPIFTTRWMLRALQRDLMMIQNQLPFFVLQELYRLIILNPRKGGLEDNISLIDLTLKFFDPLLPKDENENVDLDPDPEEYRHLLHLFRKSFISPIKRKKPLMPRTGSTATKHTIHPQLRTESTRLKQESHFIQCVTELKEAGITLLEKPEKSNIDIFDVEYEKGVLKIPTLFIDDNTVPLFLNFIAYEQCDKDATPYFTNHFMFFDRLVDSIKDVEALHRTGIIRHIFGSEKKVAYLINRLCREIVYNVDNCHLSEQMTGINEYYKAYHANKWYIWWTRLVRDYFSSPWTVLSLLAACLLMAFTAGQTFYALYGYYKPRN; this is encoded by the exons ATGGCTCGAGGAGGGAAATCACTAACATTGATGAAAACAAAGAGGTATACTCAAGAAGACACAAGGCCGGCACCGCAATGGGTGATAGATATCAAACAAGAAGAAACGGATCAACTAGATTTCGGAAAATCATGGACCATTTATAGAGTTCCTACAAACCTCTTTGAAGTTCAGAAAAGCGCATTTATTCCAAAAATCATATCAGTAGGTCCTTTCCATTATGGTGATAAGAGTTATAAGGTTATGGAAGAACACAAGAAGAGATTTTTGTTTCGTCTATTAGGATATGATAATAAGAGTAATGTAGGTGATTATAACTATGTAGATTTAGAGAGCATTGAAAGACTTATGTATGGATTGGAGAGAAAAACAAGAGAATGTTATTCTGAGAGTTTTCCTGGTCTTTCTGTTGATGCTTTTGTTCAGATGATGGTTATGGATGCTTGTTTCGTTATCGAGCTTCTTCGTCTTTACCACAACGTCTCCTCATCCAATGACATTGAG GAAGAGGAAAGAGCTGTAGCTGATCCAATCTTTACAACCCGGTGGATGCTTCGAGCCCTTCAACGCGATTTAATGATGATACAGAATCAGCTTCCGTTCTTTGTACTTCAAGAATTATACCGTTTGATTATTTTAAATCCTAGGAAAGGTGGTCTCGAAGATAACATCTCGCTGATCGAtcttactttgaagtttttcgaTCCACTTCTTCCAAAAGACGAAAATGAAAATGTAGACCTAGACCCAGACCCCGAAGAGTATCGTCACCTCCTTCACTTATTCAGAAAGAGCTTCATTTCTCCGATTAAGCGCAAAAAACCACTAATGCCTCGAACAGGTAGTACTGCGACAAAACATACGATTCATCCTCAGTTAAGAACTGAAAGCACTCGCCTTAAGCAAGAAAGCCATTTCATACAGTGTGTTACAGAACTGAAAGAAGCAGGAATTACGCTCCTGGAGAAACCAGAGAAGAGCAATATTGACATATTCGACGTCGAATATGAAAAGGGAGTCTTGAAGATCCCTACTCTGTTTATCGACGATAACACTGTGCCTCTCTTTCTCAACTTCATAGCTTATGAGCAGTGTGACAAAGATGCAACTCCTTACTTTACCAACCACTTTATGTTCTTTGATAGATTAGTGGATTCGATCAAAGATGTTGAAGCCCTACACAGAACAGGAATCATACGCCACATTTTCGGCAGCGAAAAAAAGGTAGCGTATTTGATTAACAGGTTGTGCAGAGAGATTGTTTATAATGTGGATAATTGTCATTTATCTGAACAAATGACGGGAATAAACGAATACTACAAGGCGTATCATGCTAATAAGTGGTATATTTGGTGGACAAGATTGGTTCGTGATTACTTTAGTAGTCCCTGGACAGTTCTGTCTCTGCTTGCGGCTTGTCTTTTAATGGCGTTTACTGCTGGACAGACTTTTTATGCTCTGTACGGTTATTACAAACCAAGAAATTAA